Proteins encoded within one genomic window of Polaribacter sp. NJDZ03:
- a CDS encoding aminopeptidase P family protein: protein MKYDKIDSQLFIKNRKNFAAAMQPNSLAVFNSNDIYPISADSTLPFEQHRDILFLSGVDQEESVLFLFPDCPNEAYREILFVRETNDHIAVWEGAKLTKEAAFETSGIKTVFWLQDLEKVLFELSTYADTFYINTNEHYRANVETETREDRFTKWLLAKYPAHSVAKSSPIMHRLRAVKDQIELDLMQKACNITEKGFRRILDFVKPGVWEYEIEAELLHEFVRNRSKGFAYSPIIASGNSANVLHYMENNKECKSGDLILMDIAAEYANYKSDLTRTIPVSGKFSDRQKAVYNAVNHVKKEATKLLVPGTLWKEYHVEVGDIMTSELLKLGLLDKADVQNAAKDWPAYKKYFMHGTSHHIGLDTHDYGLLHEKMQANMVFTVEPGIYIPEEGFGIRLEDDVVIQEKGEPFNLMANIPIEADEIEAIMQG, encoded by the coding sequence ATGAAATACGATAAAATAGACTCACAATTATTTATTAAAAATCGAAAAAACTTTGCTGCTGCTATGCAACCAAATAGTTTGGCTGTTTTTAATTCTAATGACATTTATCCGATTAGTGCAGATAGTACATTGCCTTTTGAGCAACACAGAGATATCTTGTTTTTAAGTGGTGTAGATCAAGAAGAAAGTGTATTGTTTTTGTTTCCTGACTGCCCAAATGAAGCTTACAGAGAAATATTATTTGTTAGAGAAACCAACGATCATATTGCGGTTTGGGAAGGAGCAAAATTAACCAAAGAAGCTGCTTTTGAAACAAGTGGAATTAAAACAGTTTTCTGGTTACAAGATTTAGAGAAGGTTTTGTTTGAATTGTCTACTTATGCAGATACTTTTTACATTAATACCAATGAACATTATAGAGCAAATGTAGAAACGGAAACTCGAGAAGACCGTTTTACAAAGTGGTTATTGGCAAAATACCCGGCACATTCAGTTGCTAAAAGTAGCCCTATTATGCATCGTTTACGTGCTGTTAAAGACCAAATTGAATTGGATTTAATGCAAAAGGCGTGTAATATTACTGAAAAAGGTTTCCGTAGAATTTTAGATTTTGTAAAACCTGGTGTTTGGGAATATGAGATTGAAGCAGAATTGTTGCATGAGTTTGTAAGAAATAGATCTAAAGGGTTTGCGTATTCGCCAATTATAGCTTCTGGTAATAGTGCAAATGTTTTGCATTATATGGAGAATAATAAGGAATGTAAAAGTGGTGATTTAATTTTAATGGATATTGCTGCGGAGTATGCAAATTATAAAAGTGATTTAACTAGAACAATACCTGTTTCTGGAAAATTCTCTGACAGACAAAAAGCTGTTTATAATGCTGTAAACCACGTTAAAAAAGAAGCTACAAAATTATTGGTTCCTGGAACTTTGTGGAAAGAATATCATGTAGAGGTTGGTGATATTATGACTTCTGAATTACTGAAATTAGGTTTATTAGACAAGGCAGATGTACAGAATGCAGCTAAAGATTGGCCAGCATATAAAAAATATTTTATGCATGGAACAAGCCATCATATTGGTTTAGATACGCATGATTATGGTTTGTTGCATGAAAAAATGCAAGCAAATATGGTGTTTACTGTAGAACCAGGAATTTATATTCCGGAAGAAGGTTTTGGTATTCGTTTAGAAGATGATGTGGTGATTCAAGAAAAAGGAGAACCTTTTAATTTAATGGCAAATATACCTATTGAAGCAGATGAAATTGAAGCTATAATGCAAGGTTAA
- a CDS encoding sialidase family protein → MKYIFTFFALCFSTILIAQTATDSDIIQQSLDQKSQMINSSLVKNVQFTNIGPTVMSGRVVDMDVNPNNTTEFYIGYASGGLWYTNNNGTTLTPVLDNALTQNIGDIAVDWQTGTLWVGTGENNSSRSSYAGIGILKSTDKGQTWQNVGLPDTHHIGRILINPNNADEVIIGAIGHLYSPNAERGIFKTTDGGKTWSKTLFIDENTGIIDVAVAPENFNIMYAASWERERKAWNFVGNGENSAIYKSIDAGTSWTKIADKSGFPTGNGVGRIGLAVFNENTVYALHDSQYRRESKKNKTAYNLTKQQFENLSSADVLALRNKTLDTYLKEYGFREKFRAENAKQLLRPGGLKPKELMAFLDDEMAIAFEEPVIGAEVFKTTNGGTSWKKTHTNYLDGIYSSYGYYFGEIRVDNQDENGIYILGVGIIKSKDGGKTFTSISRENVHSDHQALWVNPKKEGHLIEGNDGGLNISYDDGESWIKLNNTAVGQFYSVNVDNEKNYNVYGGLQDNGVWFGPHNAKMDKAWHQSGQNPFKSIMGGDGMHVQIDNRNHNIVYTGYQFGNYYRIDRENKEEIYIQPKPEKDAKPYRFNWQTPIHLSKHNQDILYLGGNKLHRSLNQGDTWETISDDLTNGGKEGNVAYGTLTSISESPFKFGLIYTGSDDGLIYVSKNGGGNWIKISDNLPKDLWVSRVIASKFKKERVYATLNGYRFDDFTPYVYVSDNYGQTWKNIGNTIPTAAVNVIKEDSKNENIVYLGTDNGLYVSFNNGTSWETFSKDLPNVAVHDLVIQPTAKDLIVATHGRSLYKTNIAAIQKMNDSVLAKPIALFNIDNIKKSKRWGSSRSQWRKASTPEIKIPFYVNADKKITLDIYANDVKVNSISADADKGYNETVYDASFSKKGLKDFKRANKKSEIEKGNNDVYYLPKGKYTVKIGEEKTSFEVE, encoded by the coding sequence ATGAAGTATATTTTCACCTTTTTCGCACTCTGTTTTTCAACAATATTAATTGCCCAGACCGCTACGGATTCAGATATTATTCAACAATCTTTAGACCAGAAGTCTCAAATGATAAATTCTTCTTTGGTAAAAAATGTTCAATTTACCAATATTGGACCAACTGTAATGAGTGGTCGTGTGGTAGATATGGATGTAAACCCAAATAATACAACAGAATTTTATATAGGGTATGCTTCTGGCGGACTTTGGTATACAAATAATAACGGAACAACGCTTACACCAGTTTTAGACAATGCTCTAACTCAAAATATAGGTGATATTGCTGTAGATTGGCAAACCGGAACGCTGTGGGTTGGTACAGGGGAAAACAATTCTTCTCGTTCTTCTTATGCCGGAATCGGAATTTTAAAATCTACAGATAAAGGCCAAACTTGGCAAAATGTTGGCTTACCAGATACACACCATATTGGTAGAATTTTAATCAACCCAAATAATGCTGATGAAGTTATTATTGGAGCAATTGGACATTTATATTCTCCGAATGCAGAAAGAGGAATTTTTAAAACTACAGATGGAGGAAAAACGTGGTCTAAAACATTATTTATTGATGAAAATACCGGAATTATAGACGTTGCAGTTGCTCCAGAAAACTTCAATATCATGTATGCTGCTTCTTGGGAGAGAGAACGTAAAGCGTGGAATTTTGTTGGAAACGGAGAAAATTCTGCCATTTATAAAAGTATAGATGCTGGTACTTCTTGGACAAAAATTGCTGATAAAAGTGGTTTTCCTACAGGTAATGGAGTTGGTAGAATTGGATTGGCTGTTTTTAATGAAAATACCGTGTATGCTTTACATGACAGTCAATATAGAAGAGAATCTAAGAAAAATAAAACAGCTTATAACTTAACAAAACAGCAATTTGAAAATTTATCTTCCGCAGACGTTTTAGCGCTTAGAAATAAAACTTTAGATACCTATTTAAAAGAGTATGGTTTTAGAGAGAAGTTTAGAGCGGAAAATGCAAAACAATTGTTAAGACCAGGAGGTTTAAAACCAAAAGAATTGATGGCTTTTTTAGATGATGAAATGGCAATTGCTTTTGAAGAGCCAGTAATTGGTGCCGAAGTTTTTAAAACAACTAATGGAGGAACTTCTTGGAAAAAAACACATACCAATTATTTAGACGGAATTTATAGTTCTTACGGATATTATTTTGGAGAAATTAGAGTGGACAACCAAGATGAAAATGGAATTTACATTTTAGGAGTTGGCATTATAAAATCTAAGGATGGTGGTAAAACATTTACTTCTATTAGTAGAGAAAATGTACATTCAGATCATCAAGCATTGTGGGTAAATCCTAAAAAAGAGGGGCATTTAATTGAAGGAAATGATGGTGGTTTAAATATTTCTTATGATGATGGAGAAAGCTGGATAAAATTAAACAATACTGCCGTTGGTCAATTTTATTCTGTAAATGTAGATAATGAAAAAAACTATAATGTGTATGGCGGTTTGCAAGACAACGGTGTTTGGTTTGGGCCACATAATGCAAAAATGGATAAAGCATGGCATCAATCTGGGCAAAACCCCTTTAAGTCAATTATGGGTGGAGACGGAATGCATGTTCAGATAGACAACAGAAACCATAATATTGTGTATACAGGCTATCAATTTGGTAATTATTATAGAATTGATAGAGAAAATAAAGAAGAAATTTACATACAACCTAAACCAGAAAAAGATGCAAAACCTTACAGATTTAACTGGCAAACTCCTATTCATTTATCTAAACATAACCAAGATATTTTATATTTAGGAGGAAATAAATTACACAGATCTTTAAACCAAGGAGATACATGGGAAACAATTTCTGATGATTTAACAAACGGCGGAAAAGAAGGAAATGTTGCTTACGGAACCTTAACCTCTATTTCTGAAAGTCCGTTTAAATTTGGATTAATTTACACAGGTTCAGACGATGGTTTGATCTATGTTTCTAAAAACGGTGGAGGAAACTGGATAAAAATTTCTGACAACCTTCCAAAAGATTTATGGGTTTCTAGAGTGATTGCTTCTAAATTTAAAAAAGAACGTGTGTATGCAACTTTAAACGGATATCGTTTTGATGATTTCACTCCGTACGTATACGTGTCTGATAATTACGGACAAACCTGGAAAAACATTGGAAACACCATTCCAACTGCTGCCGTAAATGTTATAAAAGAAGATTCTAAAAATGAAAACATAGTGTATTTAGGTACAGACAACGGATTGTATGTTTCTTTTAACAACGGAACTTCTTGGGAAACTTTTAGTAAAGATTTACCTAATGTAGCAGTGCATGATTTAGTGATTCAACCAACAGCAAAAGATTTAATTGTTGCAACACACGGACGTAGTTTATATAAAACCAATATTGCTGCAATTCAAAAAATGAATGACAGTGTTTTAGCAAAACCTATCGCGCTTTTTAATATAGACAATATTAAAAAAAGTAAAAGATGGGGAAGCTCTAGAAGTCAATGGAGAAAAGCAAGTACGCCAGAAATTAAAATTCCTTTTTATGTAAATGCTGATAAAAAAATAACGCTTGATATTTATGCAAATGATGTAAAAGTAAACTCAATTTCTGCAGATGCAGACAAAGGTTACAATGAAACTGTTTATGATGCTTCTTTTTCTAAAAAAGGATTGAAAGATTTTAAGAGAGCTAATAAAAAATCTGAAATTGAAAAAGGAAATAACGATGTATATTATTTACCTAAAGGAAAATATACCGTTAAAATTGGTGAGGAAAAAACAAGTTTTGAGGTAGAGTAA
- a CDS encoding bile acid:sodium symporter family protein, translating into MKLKIDKFVLSIVGTILIAYFFPQWGAPESKIPIDTISAVGISLIFFFYGLKLNPTQLKAGLKNWRLHLLVQSATFLMFPLLVLLFRPLIMNEEQETIWLAFFFLAALPSTVSSSVVMVSMAKGNIPAAIFNASISGIIGIAITPLWMGLFVNDAQTDFDFTGIYLKLIGQIILPVVLGLLLQRFLGEFVHKHSSKLTLFDKSIILLIIYKSFAESFNGHIFSAVSLLDLGAIFVGVIFLFIMAFFITGFISKKLKMNTEDQITAQFCGTKKSLVHGTVFSKILFGNMASVGIILLPLMLFHGTQILIITIVASKLAKRKEVHL; encoded by the coding sequence ATGAAATTAAAGATTGATAAATTTGTTCTCTCTATTGTTGGAACTATTTTAATCGCTTATTTTTTTCCACAATGGGGAGCACCAGAAAGTAAAATTCCTATTGATACAATTAGTGCAGTTGGAATTTCATTGATCTTCTTTTTCTACGGATTAAAATTAAACCCGACACAGTTAAAAGCAGGACTTAAAAACTGGAGGTTACACCTTTTAGTACAAAGCGCTACATTTTTAATGTTTCCGTTATTGGTTTTATTGTTTAGACCATTAATCATGAATGAAGAACAAGAAACCATTTGGTTGGCTTTCTTTTTCTTGGCAGCATTACCCTCTACAGTTTCATCATCGGTTGTTATGGTATCTATGGCAAAAGGAAATATACCTGCAGCTATTTTTAATGCAAGTATTTCTGGAATTATAGGAATTGCCATTACACCTCTTTGGATGGGTTTGTTTGTAAATGATGCCCAAACAGATTTTGATTTTACAGGCATCTACCTAAAACTGATTGGTCAAATTATTTTACCTGTAGTTTTAGGCCTTTTGTTACAACGTTTTTTAGGAGAGTTTGTTCACAAACACAGTAGTAAATTAACGTTGTTTGATAAGTCTATTATCTTATTGATAATTTATAAAAGTTTTGCAGAATCTTTTAATGGTCATATTTTTAGTGCTGTTTCACTTTTAGATTTAGGTGCTATTTTTGTTGGAGTAATATTCTTATTTATTATGGCTTTTTTTATAACAGGTTTTATTTCTAAAAAGTTAAAAATGAATACCGAAGACCAAATTACAGCACAGTTTTGTGGTACTAAAAAATCATTAGTACACGGTACCGTTTTTTCTAAAATATTGTTTGGTAACATGGCATCGGTTGGTATTATTCTTTTGCCTTTAATGTTGTTTCATGGCACACAGATTTTAATAATTACCATTGTGGCTTCTAAATTGGCAAAACGAAAGGAAGTTCATTTATAA
- a CDS encoding DEAD/DEAH box helicase — protein sequence MTFKDLGLSAALVKAVEEKGYTKPSPIQEKAIPHILEGKDILASAQTGTGKTAGFTLPVLQYLAETKHAKYRPLRALVLTPTRELAAQVHDNVREYSKYVNIKSAVIFGGVNAKPQIATLRSGVDILVATPGRLLDLHSQKAVSFNRIDVLILDEADRMLDMGFARDLNKLISFMPAKRQNLMFSATFSTDIKKLASGILNNPVSVEAEPQNSTAKKVTHNVYKVDKGQKTEFTIKLIKDGNWNQVLIFTRTKHGANKLTEKLIKAGISAAAIHGNKSQGARTKALKNFKDNTIKALVATDIAARGLDIPLLPHVINFELPNVPEDYVHRIGRTGRAGAAGEAISLVCSEETEYQNEIEKLLKEKLNTSIVEGFEPTDTAAPKRAATQSKGSFGKKTRSSNGGSSQGDKPKKKPHFKGNKPESTSGRGRTGAPKKKRF from the coding sequence ATGACATTTAAAGATTTAGGTTTATCTGCTGCACTAGTAAAAGCAGTTGAAGAAAAAGGATATACCAAACCATCACCAATACAAGAAAAAGCAATTCCACATATTTTAGAAGGTAAAGACATTTTAGCTTCTGCACAAACAGGTACAGGAAAAACAGCAGGTTTTACATTGCCAGTTTTACAATATTTAGCAGAAACAAAGCATGCAAAATACAGACCTTTACGTGCGCTAGTATTAACGCCAACAAGAGAATTGGCTGCTCAAGTACATGACAATGTAAGAGAGTATAGTAAATATGTAAACATTAAATCTGCCGTAATTTTTGGTGGAGTGAATGCAAAACCACAGATTGCAACGTTAAGAAGTGGTGTAGATATTTTAGTAGCAACACCAGGTAGATTATTAGATTTACACAGTCAGAAAGCAGTTTCTTTTAACAGAATTGATGTTTTAATTCTTGATGAAGCAGACAGAATGTTAGATATGGGTTTTGCAAGAGACTTAAATAAACTAATTAGTTTTATGCCTGCAAAGCGTCAGAACTTGATGTTTTCTGCAACTTTTTCTACTGATATTAAAAAATTAGCTTCAGGTATTTTGAATAATCCAGTTTCTGTAGAAGCAGAACCTCAAAACTCAACAGCTAAGAAAGTAACTCACAATGTTTATAAAGTTGATAAAGGCCAAAAAACAGAGTTTACAATTAAGTTGATAAAAGACGGAAATTGGAACCAAGTTTTAATCTTTACAAGAACAAAGCATGGAGCAAACAAATTAACCGAGAAATTGATTAAAGCAGGTATTTCTGCTGCAGCAATTCACGGAAATAAGAGTCAGGGTGCTAGAACAAAGGCATTAAAAAACTTTAAAGATAATACCATTAAAGCGTTAGTTGCAACAGATATTGCAGCACGTGGTTTAGATATTCCTTTATTACCGCATGTTATTAACTTCGAATTACCAAATGTACCTGAAGATTATGTACATAGAATTGGTAGAACGGGTAGAGCAGGAGCAGCTGGAGAGGCAATTTCTTTAGTTTGTAGTGAAGAAACTGAATACCAAAATGAAATTGAAAAATTACTAAAAGAAAAATTAAACACTTCTATTGTAGAAGGTTTTGAGCCTACAGATACGGCAGCTCCTAAAAGAGCAGCAACGCAAAGTAAAGGATCTTTTGGAAAGAAAACTAGATCTTCAAATGGTGGTTCTTCTCAGGGAGATAAACCAAAAAAGAAGCCCCATTTTAAAGGAAATAAACCAGAAAGTACTTCTGGAAGAGGAAGAACTGGAGCGCCTAAAAAGAAGCGTTTTTAG
- a CDS encoding transposase, with translation MSRKYKFHNKSALYFVSFATVYWIEVFTRQVYFDVLAKSIDFCRAKKGMELYAYCFMPSHVHLLFRSSNEQPMELLRDFKKHTAKKIIEAIKNNPQESRKELLLWLFEKAGKEKANVTKYQFWQHHNKPIELWSEKVIKQKIDYIHNNPIELGFVTNSIDWKYSSARNFQDDHTILEIDETGFLG, from the coding sequence ATGAGTCGAAAATACAAGTTCCACAACAAATCCGCTTTATATTTTGTAAGTTTTGCTACTGTATATTGGATAGAAGTCTTTACAAGGCAAGTATATTTTGATGTATTAGCAAAAAGCATCGATTTTTGTAGAGCGAAAAAAGGTATGGAACTGTATGCGTATTGTTTTATGCCAAGTCATGTCCATTTATTATTTAGATCTTCTAATGAGCAACCTATGGAGTTGCTACGTGATTTCAAAAAACATACTGCAAAAAAAATAATTGAAGCGATAAAGAACAATCCACAGGAAAGTAGAAAAGAGTTATTACTATGGTTATTTGAAAAAGCAGGGAAAGAGAAAGCGAATGTAACTAAATATCAATTTTGGCAACATCACAATAAACCAATAGAATTGTGGAGCGAAAAAGTAATCAAGCAAAAAATAGATTATATTCATAACAATCCTATTGAGCTTGGTTTTGTAACAAACTCAATCGATTGGAAATATTCTAGTGCAAGAAATTTTCAAGATGATCATACCATTTTAGAAATAGATGAAACCGGTTTTTTAGGTTAA
- a CDS encoding MbnP family protein, with translation MKNLKKYLLASLISLSITSCSEDSIPVANNVTLEFNNTFAETTIVLGNETSTEATANTSAEGQTHHFSELKYIISNIRLVNAEGNEFPYNTQNLDNGATIIDQSKEATLKYVLSNIPTADYTQIKFGLGVKAALNTLSEESFPTFYAAAGANDTSLHWYWATGYRFTKIEGFYGTNNTPLSIHTGSVLGGTKTDESTWSSAETHARNAYRDITLELTTNAMVGENAPTIKIKADFKNLLSGTKSITLDAANEGFTSGTAPSYHSSPDVMVQFVDNIGGNGETNTKGMFSITSVEN, from the coding sequence ATGAAAAATTTAAAAAAATACCTTTTAGCATCACTTATCTCATTATCAATCACTTCTTGTAGTGAAGACAGTATTCCTGTTGCTAATAATGTAACGTTAGAATTTAACAACACATTTGCAGAAACTACTATTGTTTTAGGAAATGAAACATCTACAGAAGCAACAGCAAACACTTCTGCAGAAGGACAAACTCACCATTTTTCTGAATTGAAATATATAATAAGTAATATACGTCTTGTAAACGCAGAAGGAAATGAATTTCCTTACAATACACAAAACTTAGACAATGGAGCTACTATTATTGACCAATCTAAAGAAGCAACATTAAAGTATGTTTTAAGTAATATTCCTACAGCCGATTACACACAAATAAAATTTGGACTAGGTGTAAAGGCAGCGTTAAACACTTTAAGTGAAGAAAGCTTCCCTACTTTTTATGCTGCAGCTGGCGCAAACGACACATCATTACACTGGTACTGGGCAACAGGGTACCGTTTTACAAAAATTGAAGGTTTTTACGGAACAAATAATACTCCATTATCTATCCATACGGGTAGTGTTTTAGGAGGAACTAAAACCGATGAAAGCACATGGTCTAGCGCAGAAACACATGCTCGTAATGCTTACAGAGATATTACATTAGAGCTTACTACAAATGCAATGGTTGGCGAAAATGCTCCTACTATTAAAATTAAAGCAGATTTTAAAAACTTATTAAGCGGAACAAAATCTATTACTTTAGATGCTGCAAACGAAGGTTTTACTTCAGGAACTGCGCCAAGTTATCATTCGAGCCCAGACGTAATGGTACAGTTTGTAGATAATATTGGTGGAAATGGAGAAACGAATACCAAAGGAATGTTTTCTATTACAAGTGTAGAAAACTAA
- a CDS encoding ABC transporter ATP-binding protein, translated as MLKVDNVSFSYYKKKSILNDFNFTLQQGEHLCVMGESGCGKSTLLKAIYGLVDLNKGEIFWKDEQIFGPKKHLVPGFENFKYVAQDFDLMPYISVSENIKKFLSRFYPEESELRTQELLEVIQMKAFENTMVKNLSGGQKQRVAIARALAKEPELLLLDEPFGQIDNFKKNSLRRNLFSYLKEKNIACIIATHDKNDALSFADKLIIIKDNKIIADNSPKEIYNNPNEKYVAALFDDVNEITINNKTVLVYPHQIKVVENSDLKATVLNSYFKGSYWLIEAEFNGQNVFFNHDSILVQGAIIDLKFL; from the coding sequence ATGCTAAAAGTAGATAACGTTTCATTTTCTTACTATAAAAAAAAATCAATATTAAACGATTTTAATTTCACCTTGCAACAAGGGGAGCACCTTTGTGTAATGGGAGAAAGTGGTTGTGGAAAATCGACACTTTTAAAAGCTATTTACGGATTAGTAGACCTAAATAAAGGGGAAATATTTTGGAAAGACGAACAAATTTTTGGCCCAAAAAAACATCTTGTTCCCGGTTTCGAAAACTTTAAATATGTAGCACAAGATTTCGATTTAATGCCTTACATTTCTGTATCAGAAAATATTAAAAAATTCTTGTCGAGGTTTTATCCAGAAGAAAGTGAGTTACGTACCCAAGAATTATTAGAAGTAATTCAAATGAAAGCTTTTGAGAATACAATGGTTAAAAACCTAAGTGGCGGACAAAAACAACGTGTCGCTATTGCAAGAGCCTTGGCAAAAGAGCCTGAGTTATTATTGTTAGACGAACCATTCGGACAAATAGATAACTTTAAAAAGAACTCTTTACGCAGAAATTTATTCAGTTATTTAAAAGAAAAAAACATTGCTTGTATTATTGCAACACACGATAAAAATGACGCTCTCTCTTTTGCAGACAAACTTATTATTATTAAAGACAATAAAATAATAGCAGACAATTCTCCGAAAGAGATTTACAACAATCCAAATGAAAAATACGTTGCCGCCTTGTTTGATGATGTCAATGAAATTACCATCAACAATAAAACAGTTTTAGTATATCCACATCAAATAAAAGTAGTAGAAAATTCTGATTTAAAAGCAACTGTATTAAACTCTTATTTTAAAGGTTCTTATTGGTTAATAGAAGCTGAATTTAATGGTCAAAATGTGTTTTTTAATCATGATTCTATTTTGGTTCAAGGTGCTATAATTGATCTAAAATTTTTGTAG
- a CDS encoding cytochrome-c peroxidase, whose translation MKKIILNIFILLLISSCTKEDVYEPFILDNPEIEINIPEGFPELNNSFYTNKPTKYGVELGEKLFFDKKLSADNTISCSSCHIQANAFADHNAKGIGIEGRIGLRNAPPVQNMAFMQQYNWDGSTSQLEDQPLVPIITPEEMNSSILEVIGKLQNDASYTELFTKTFGDKNITGDRILNSIAQYEYTLISANSKYDKVKRNEGEVFTENEAQGYQTFKDKCSSCHSTELFTDQSFRNIGFPINPDSEETGRTRVTLSSNDLMSFRVPSLRNIAYTAPYGSFGQFTTLKEVLNYLDNGVLDADNLDPILKENKNRIPLTEDEKNNLIIFLNTLSDTGFVNIDD comes from the coding sequence ATGAAAAAAATAATACTGAATATTTTTATCTTACTGCTCATTTCATCTTGTACAAAAGAAGATGTTTACGAACCTTTTATTTTGGATAACCCAGAAATAGAAATCAATATTCCTGAAGGTTTCCCAGAATTAAATAATTCATTTTATACCAATAAACCCACAAAATACGGCGTTGAATTAGGTGAAAAATTATTTTTTGACAAGAAATTAAGTGCAGACAACACTATTTCATGCTCTAGTTGTCATATTCAAGCAAATGCTTTTGCAGATCATAATGCAAAAGGTATCGGTATTGAAGGACGAATTGGACTAAGAAATGCACCACCTGTGCAAAACATGGCATTTATGCAACAATATAATTGGGACGGAAGTACATCTCAATTAGAAGATCAGCCACTCGTTCCTATAATTACACCAGAAGAAATGAACTCTTCTATTTTAGAAGTGATTGGAAAACTACAAAATGATGCATCGTATACTGAATTATTCACTAAAACCTTTGGTGATAAAAATATAACCGGAGATAGGATTCTAAACAGTATTGCCCAATATGAATACACCTTAATTTCTGCTAACAGTAAATACGATAAAGTAAAAAGAAATGAAGGCGAAGTTTTTACAGAAAATGAAGCACAAGGTTATCAAACTTTTAAAGATAAATGCTCTAGTTGTCACAGTACAGAATTGTTTACAGACCAAAGTTTTAGAAATATAGGGTTCCCAATAAACCCAGATAGCGAAGAAACAGGACGCACTAGAGTTACACTCAGTTCTAATGATTTAATGAGTTTTCGTGTTCCTTCATTAAGAAACATTGCCTATACTGCTCCTTATGGTAGTTTCGGTCAGTTTACTACTTTAAAAGAAGTGTTAAATTATTTAGACAATGGCGTTTTAGATGCCGATAATCTAGATCCCATTCTTAAAGAGAATAAAAATAGAATTCCACTTACAGAGGATGAAAAAAACAACCTTATTATATTTCTAAACACCTTAAGTGATACTGGTTTTGTAAATATTGACGATTAG